The following nucleotide sequence is from Streptomyces sp. NBC_00239.
CAGGCCGACCTCGCCGTCGCCTTGGGGAAGTCTCAGGGGTGGGTATCGAAGATGGAACGCGGCCTGATCGAGCTTGACCGCGTCGGCCTGCTTAATCTGGTTGCGGCTGAGCTACACGTACATCCGAATGACCTCATCGGGCGCCCGTACAGCAGCTCACCGAATGAGAATCAGTGGCAGGTCGCGGCTTCGTCCATCCTGCGTGAGCTGCGCCGCTACGACCTTGCGCCGGTGTTCGAAGGAACGCCACGACCTGCGCGGGAGTTGTGGCAGGAAGCAACCCGCTTGCACCGTCTGCGAGACGCCGCGGCCAACACCGCGATCATGCAGGTTCTCCCCGACCTGTTCCGCGAATCACGCGCCCTTGCCGAGGCGACCACCGGCCACGAGCAGGAAGAGGCGTACGCCATCTACGCCGTGTGCTGCAAGTTCGCGCACACAGCCGCTCACGCCCTCGGCCACCCCGAGCTCGTCGCCATGTCGTGCGAGCGCGCCGCATGGTCAGCTCGGCTGTCCGGAGACTCCGTCATGCCCGCCGTCGCCGATTGGATGCGGGTATGGGACATGTGGGCAACTGCCGATTGGGAAGATGCCGTTGCCCTATCTGACAAGGCGATCAGCAGTGTTCAGGAAGGTTTCGACCAAGGCGAGCCGC
It contains:
- a CDS encoding helix-turn-helix domain-containing protein; translated protein: MLEEAEEIGRRARRARLRLGMPQADLAVALGKSQGWVSKMERGLIELDRVGLLNLVAAELHVHPNDLIGRPYSSSPNENQWQVAASSILRELRRYDLAPVFEGTPRPARELWQEATRLHRLRDAAANTAIMQVLPDLFRESRALAEATTGHEQEEAYAIYAVCCKFAHTAAHALGHPELVAMSCERAAWSARLSGDSVMPAVADWMRVWDMWATADWEDAVALSDKAISSVQEGFDQGEPLALRAWGSLQLRAAVSAARGGRKSEAKDRIKHAKTAAKRLGQYAGPPVYDRHSLTFSPGNVQIHAISVALEMREQRDALAISRRTDPALIAALPNSRQGHHHMDLARAWLWDGNRDKALTELETAERIAPQLIRNHPIARSTLRGIVYAERAVTREKLRRMSDRFHLDG